In Homo sapiens chromosome 11, GRCh38.p14 Primary Assembly, one DNA window encodes the following:
- the RAB3IL1 gene encoding guanine nucleotide exchange factor for Rab-3A isoform X9, whose protein sequence is MDSSEEHAGCPARGTCPVFLAMSAGTVRYAPSGLCPVLEGNLREEPWGTDSPPQPDQGLPPPLAAVPVPWKSTDPCQGHRESPGALVETSAGEEAQGQEGPAAAQLDVLRLRSSSMEIREKGSEFLKEELHRAQKELKLKDEECERLSKVREQLEQELEELTASLFEEAHKMVREANMKQAASEKQLKEARGKPHFTKQKPHSVWLSEPGQVASSLQAWLPICKISTCCRQR, encoded by the exons ATGGACTCTTCTGAGGAGCACGCTGGGTGCCCCGCCCGAGGGACATGTCCCGTGTTCCTGGCCATGAGTGCAGGGACTGTCCGCTACGCCCCATCAGGCCTGTGCCCTGTACTTGAGGGGAACTTGAGAGAAGAGCCCTGGGGCACAGACAG CCCACCCCAGCCAGACCAGGGCCTCCCGCCGCCCCTTGCAGCTGTCCCGGTCCCCTGGAAGAGCACGGACCCCTGCCAAGGCCACAGGGAGTCCCCAGGAGCCCTGGTGGAGACCTCTGCAGGGGAGGAGGCCCAAGGCCAGGAGGGCCCCGCAGCCGCCCAGCTGGACGTGTTGCGCCTGCGCAGCTCTTCCATGGAGATCCGAGAGAAGGGCTCCGAGTTCCTGAAGGAGGAGCTGCACAGAGCGCAGAAG GAGCTGAAGCTAAAGGACGAGGAATGTGAGCGGCTGTCCAAGGTGCGGGAGCAGCTAGAACAGGAGCTGGAAGAGCTGACGGCCAGCCTGTTTGAG GAAGCTCACAAGATGGTTCGAGAAGCCAACATGAAGCAGGCGGCATCAGAAAAGCAGCTGAAGGAGGCTCGGGGCAAG ccccactTTACAAAGCAGAAACCTCACTCAGTATGGCTGTCTGAGCCTGGGCAAGTCGCTTCCTCTCTCCAAGCCTGGTTGCCCATCTGCAAAAT